A DNA window from Mycobacterium sp. IDR2000157661 contains the following coding sequences:
- a CDS encoding amidase, translated as MDTSDIAFAGAAEQARMLAAGTITAVDLLQIHLDRIERLDSLLRSYRVVRSDGARREAAAAQDRLDAGERLPLLGVPIAIKDDVDVAGETTTFGSAAHGPAKADDAEVVRRLRAAGAVIIGKTAVPEMMIWPFTETVTYGATRNPWNADYAPGGSSGGSGAAVAAGLAAMALGSDGMGSIRIPSTWCGLFGLKLQRDRVPLGPHNDAWNGLSVNGPIARTVADAALFLDASTGQSSFGAAAATDPGRLRIAVSIRVPPPLMARVGAPQRAVVDEAVALLRELGHEVVIRDIDYPRSAVAHALSRYFRGVYDDVQTLPHPGRLEARTRTFARLGGLVGDARMRRIRAAESVLSDRILSIFDRADVVLTPGTATGPSRIGAYQRRGAVSTLALVAARVPFQAIFNVTGQPAAVVPWGLDHHGIPTSVQLVGRPFGEATLLSLSAQLENARPWAHRRPPVS; from the coding sequence GTGGACACCAGCGACATCGCCTTCGCCGGCGCCGCTGAACAGGCGCGGATGCTGGCCGCCGGCACCATCACCGCGGTGGATTTGCTGCAGATCCACCTCGACCGCATCGAGCGGTTGGACTCGCTGCTGCGGTCGTACCGGGTGGTGCGGTCCGACGGTGCGCGGCGCGAGGCCGCGGCTGCCCAGGACCGGCTCGACGCCGGGGAACGGCTGCCGCTGCTGGGTGTGCCGATCGCGATCAAGGACGACGTCGACGTGGCGGGTGAGACGACGACGTTTGGCAGCGCGGCGCACGGTCCGGCCAAGGCCGACGACGCCGAGGTGGTTCGGCGGTTACGTGCGGCCGGCGCGGTGATCATCGGCAAGACCGCGGTGCCGGAGATGATGATCTGGCCGTTCACCGAGACGGTGACCTACGGCGCGACCCGCAACCCCTGGAACGCCGATTACGCGCCCGGGGGCAGCAGTGGCGGCAGCGGCGCGGCGGTGGCCGCCGGTCTTGCCGCGATGGCATTGGGCTCCGACGGGATGGGCTCCATCCGGATTCCGTCGACGTGGTGCGGGTTGTTCGGACTGAAACTGCAACGCGACCGGGTGCCGCTGGGGCCGCACAACGATGCGTGGAACGGGTTGAGCGTGAACGGGCCGATCGCCAGGACAGTCGCCGACGCGGCGTTGTTCCTCGACGCGTCGACCGGACAGTCGTCCTTCGGCGCAGCCGCGGCCACCGACCCGGGCCGATTGCGGATCGCGGTGAGCATCAGGGTGCCTCCGCCGCTGATGGCCCGGGTCGGCGCTCCGCAGCGGGCGGTGGTCGACGAAGCGGTCGCGCTGCTTCGGGAGCTCGGCCACGAGGTGGTGATCCGCGACATCGATTATCCGAGATCGGCTGTCGCACATGCATTGTCGCGATACTTCCGGGGTGTGTACGACGACGTGCAGACGCTGCCGCATCCAGGCCGGCTGGAGGCGCGCACGCGTACGTTCGCACGGCTGGGCGGGCTGGTCGGCGACGCGCGCATGCGCCGGATCAGGGCCGCGGAAAGCGTGTTGTCCGACCGCATCCTGTCGATCTTCGACAGGGCCGACGTGGTGCTCACACCCGGAACGGCCACCGGGCCATCACGCATCGGCGCCTACCAACGGCGGGGCGCGGTCTCGACGTTGGCGTTGGTGGCGGCGCGGGTGCCGTTCCAGGCGATCTTCAACGTGACGGGTCAGCCCGCCGCCGTCGTTCCCTGGGGTCTCGACCACCACGGGATTCCGACGTCAGTTCAGTTGGTGGGCAGGCCGTTCGGTGAGGCGACACTGCTGTCGTTGAGTGCTCAGCTCGAGAACGCGCGGCCGTGGGCGCACCGGCGGCCCCCGGTGTCCTAG
- a CDS encoding DNA-deoxyinosine glycosylase encodes MTSPVLYGLPPIIDRGAHTLILGNMPSVMSLTSQQYYGNPRNAFWRIMGGIAGFAEDDAYAERVSALTDRGLAVWDVLHSCRRIGSLDSAVEPDSMVPNDFEVLFERHPGITRVLFNGAAAQKNFRRLVTLTRNLEYRRLPSTSPAQTMPYADKSAAWREALS; translated from the coding sequence ATGACCTCACCGGTGTTGTACGGGCTGCCGCCGATCATCGACCGCGGCGCGCACACCCTGATCCTGGGCAACATGCCCAGCGTGATGTCACTGACATCCCAGCAGTACTACGGGAACCCGCGCAATGCCTTCTGGCGGATCATGGGCGGGATCGCCGGCTTCGCCGAGGACGACGCCTACGCCGAACGGGTGTCGGCGCTGACGGATCGCGGACTCGCCGTGTGGGATGTGCTGCATTCTTGCCGGCGCATCGGCAGCCTGGACTCGGCGGTGGAGCCGGACAGCATGGTGCCCAACGACTTCGAGGTGTTGTTCGAGCGCCATCCGGGCATCACCCGGGTGCTGTTCAACGGCGCAGCCGCGCAGAAGAACTTCCGCCGGCTGGTGACGCTCACACGAAACCTCGAGTACCGGCGACTGCCGTCGACGAGTCCCGCTCAGACCATGCCGTATGCGGACAAGTCGGCAGCCTGGCGCGAGGCGCTGAGCTAG
- a CDS encoding adenylate/guanylate cyclase domain-containing protein, producing MADEYDLDASGLLDGLDGAARAERAELLSWLLDEGITVEQIRNVFMPMLLPARRVLGDDGTYVSARETSEKTGLDLDLLQRIQHAMGLPTVDDPDAAVYLRADAEAATFAQRFIEMGIEPDQIVQITRLLADGLSRAAETMRYAGLASVLDPSASELVIAKNTEALMRAADPLLGPMIQEMLRLQLRHLMETEAISASERAEGQRLPGARLVTIAFADLVGFTRLGEVVPPEDLERLAHRLSDLAHEVSVPPVRFVKTIGDEVMLVSPDPVPLLEAVLTLSQQTEGDDDLPRLRVGLATGMAVSRAGDWFGGAVNLASRVTGAARPASVLASETTRDAIGDDERFTWSFAGARHLKGIKSDVKLFRVRRAGD from the coding sequence ATGGCCGATGAGTACGACCTCGACGCGTCCGGTCTGCTCGACGGGCTCGACGGTGCCGCCCGCGCCGAGCGTGCGGAACTCCTCTCGTGGCTGCTGGACGAAGGCATCACCGTCGAGCAGATCCGCAACGTGTTCATGCCGATGCTGCTTCCCGCGCGCCGCGTCCTCGGCGACGACGGCACCTATGTCTCGGCGCGGGAGACCAGTGAGAAGACGGGCCTCGACCTGGACCTGCTGCAGCGCATCCAGCATGCGATGGGCTTGCCGACGGTCGACGACCCCGATGCGGCCGTGTACCTTCGCGCCGACGCCGAGGCCGCCACGTTCGCCCAGCGTTTCATCGAGATGGGCATCGAGCCCGATCAGATCGTGCAGATCACCCGGTTGCTCGCCGACGGGTTGTCCCGCGCAGCCGAGACGATGCGCTACGCCGGCCTGGCGTCGGTGCTCGATCCCTCGGCATCCGAACTCGTCATCGCCAAGAACACCGAAGCGCTGATGCGTGCGGCCGACCCGTTGCTCGGGCCGATGATCCAGGAGATGCTGCGGCTGCAACTTCGGCACCTGATGGAGACGGAGGCCATCAGTGCTTCCGAACGCGCAGAGGGACAACGGCTGCCGGGTGCTCGCCTGGTGACCATCGCTTTCGCCGACCTCGTCGGATTCACCCGCCTCGGTGAGGTGGTGCCGCCGGAGGACCTGGAGCGTCTCGCTCACCGGCTCTCCGATCTCGCGCACGAGGTGTCGGTGCCGCCCGTCCGGTTCGTCAAGACCATCGGTGACGAGGTCATGCTCGTCAGCCCCGACCCGGTGCCGCTGCTGGAGGCGGTGCTGACGCTCAGTCAGCAGACCGAGGGCGACGACGATCTGCCGCGGTTGCGTGTCGGGCTGGCGACCGGGATGGCGGTCAGCCGGGCCGGTGACTGGTTCGGTGGCGCCGTCAACCTCGCCAGCCGCGTCACCGGTGCCGCCCGGCCGGCGTCGGTGCTCGCCTCGGAGACCACGCGCGACGCCATTGGCGACGACGAGCGATTCACGTGGTCGTTCGCGGGCGCCCGACACCTCAAGGGCATCAAGTCCGACGTCAAGCTGTTCCGGGTGCGTCGGGCCGGCGACTGA
- a CDS encoding HNH endonuclease signature motif containing protein translates to MSAVDHVLIGQLAADAVPHEVGAASWPDALASALRISMKEANRRVASAQVLGPRRALTGEPLVPVLERTAAAQARGELGAEHVAIIERFFAKLPGHVDYQARELAEADLATVGAGLRPEHLTKVADRLMLLLDEDGPMPNDKERARRRFFTVGAQGSDGMSKVHGLLDPQARATLDAVLAKLAAPGMCNPGDENPCVEGEPSRAHQAGDTRTTGQRNHDALTAMGRALLASGELGQHNGLPSTIVVTTTLKELESAAGFAVTGGGTLLPMADLIAMAATSHHYLVVYENHREVPMYLGRAKRLATPAQRLVLYSRDRGCTRPGCTASAYRAQVHHAAKDWADDGQTNIDELTLACGPDNRLVEKGGWRTRIRPDGRIEWLPPPAMDTGQDRVNNYHRPEKYLLPEEDQGS, encoded by the coding sequence GTGTCTGCGGTCGATCATGTGTTGATCGGTCAGCTGGCCGCCGATGCGGTGCCCCATGAGGTGGGCGCCGCTTCGTGGCCGGATGCATTGGCCTCCGCGTTGCGGATCTCGATGAAGGAGGCCAACCGGCGGGTCGCCTCGGCGCAGGTGCTGGGGCCGCGGCGGGCATTGACCGGTGAGCCGTTGGTGCCGGTGTTGGAGCGCACCGCGGCCGCACAGGCCCGCGGGGAGTTGGGCGCCGAGCACGTGGCGATCATCGAGCGGTTCTTCGCCAAGCTGCCGGGCCACGTCGACTATCAGGCCCGCGAGTTGGCCGAGGCAGACCTGGCCACGGTGGGCGCCGGGCTGCGCCCCGAGCACCTCACCAAGGTCGCCGACCGGTTGATGCTGCTGCTCGATGAGGACGGTCCGATGCCCAACGACAAGGAGCGGGCGCGGCGTCGGTTCTTCACCGTCGGCGCGCAGGGCAGCGATGGGATGAGCAAGGTGCACGGGCTGCTCGACCCGCAGGCGCGCGCGACGCTGGATGCGGTTCTGGCCAAGCTCGCCGCGCCCGGGATGTGCAATCCGGGCGACGAAAACCCCTGCGTCGAGGGCGAACCCAGCCGGGCGCACCAGGCCGGCGATACCCGCACCACCGGCCAGCGCAACCACGACGCGTTGACCGCGATGGGCCGGGCGCTGCTGGCCTCAGGAGAGCTGGGCCAGCACAACGGACTGCCGAGCACCATTGTCGTGACGACGACGCTCAAGGAGTTGGAGTCGGCCGCGGGCTTCGCCGTCACCGGCGGCGGCACCCTGTTGCCGATGGCCGATCTGATCGCCATGGCTGCCACCAGCCACCACTATCTGGTGGTCTATGAGAACCACCGCGAGGTGCCGATGTATCTCGGACGCGCCAAGCGGCTGGCCACGCCGGCACAGCGCCTGGTGCTCTATTCGCGCGACCGCGGCTGCACCAGACCTGGTTGCACCGCGTCGGCCTACCGGGCTCAGGTGCATCACGCGGCCAAGGACTGGGCCGACGACGGCCAAACCAACATCGACGAGCTCACGCTGGCGTGCGGGCCGGACAACCGGCTGGTCGAAAAGGGCGGCTGGCGCACCCGCATCCGTCCCGACGGCCGCATCGAGTGGCTGCCGCCGCCGGCGATGGACACCGGACAGGACCGGGTCAACAACTACCACCGCCCCGAGAAGTACCTGCTCCCCGAAGAAGACCAAGGATCGTAG
- a CDS encoding heavy metal translocating P-type ATPase, producing MATDNPATDTATLELSIEGMTCASCANRIERKLNKIDGVTATVNFATEKASVEYAGDVSPEALVATVEAAGYQARMPDDDQVADAVVEEDPTAPLRQRLLISAALTIPVIAMAMVPSLQFTNWQWLSFTLAAPVVVWGAWPFHRAAWTNLRHGTTTMDTLVSMGTLAALGWSVYALFWGTAGAPGMTHGFEFTLSRVDGTGTGNVYFEVAAGVTTFILAGRYFEARSKRRAGAALRALLELGAKDVVVRKNGVEQRIPIDRLRVGDEFVVRPGEKIATDGVVVEGSSAVDASMLTGESVPVEVGPGEQVVGATVNVDGRLLVRANRIGSDTQLAQMARLVERAQSGKAEAQRLADRISAVFVPVVIVLAVATLGFWLGTGGSVAAALTAAVAVLIIACPCALGLATPTALMVGTGRGAQLGILIKGPEVLESTRRIDTVVMDKTGTITTGAMTLLDVINADGSRADDVLRLAGAVEDGSEHPIAKAIAAGARDKLGELPAVTAFTNMRGLGVRGTVEGREVVAGRARLFASQDFPQSLEDAMRQADSQGRTAIAVGWAGRVHGVLVVADAVKPTSAEAIALLRDLGLTPLMLTGDNEAVARTVARQVGIDEVIAEVLPEDKVVAVERLQSQGKVVAMVGDGVNDAAALAQADLGLAMGSGTDVAIEASDLTLVRDDLRAVPDAIRLSRKTLSTIKGNLFWAFAYNVAALPLAAAGLLNPMIAGAAMAFSSVFVVTNSLRLRRFSPNR from the coding sequence ATGGCCACTGACAACCCGGCCACCGACACCGCCACCCTCGAGTTGTCGATCGAGGGCATGACCTGTGCCTCTTGTGCGAACCGGATCGAACGCAAGCTCAACAAGATCGACGGCGTCACCGCGACGGTGAACTTCGCCACCGAGAAGGCGAGCGTCGAGTATGCAGGCGATGTGAGCCCCGAAGCGCTTGTCGCGACGGTCGAGGCGGCGGGATATCAGGCCCGCATGCCGGACGATGACCAGGTCGCCGACGCGGTGGTCGAAGAGGATCCGACCGCGCCGCTGCGCCAGCGGCTGTTGATCTCGGCGGCGCTGACGATCCCCGTGATCGCGATGGCGATGGTGCCTTCGCTGCAGTTCACCAACTGGCAGTGGTTGTCGTTCACGCTGGCGGCTCCGGTCGTGGTGTGGGGCGCGTGGCCGTTCCACCGGGCGGCATGGACGAACCTTCGGCACGGCACCACCACGATGGACACGCTGGTGTCCATGGGCACGCTGGCCGCACTGGGCTGGTCGGTCTACGCGCTGTTCTGGGGCACTGCCGGTGCCCCGGGGATGACGCACGGGTTCGAGTTCACGCTGTCGCGCGTCGACGGCACCGGCACCGGCAACGTGTACTTCGAGGTCGCTGCCGGTGTGACCACGTTCATCCTGGCCGGCCGCTATTTCGAGGCGCGGTCCAAGCGCCGGGCCGGCGCCGCGCTGCGCGCCCTGCTCGAGCTGGGAGCCAAGGATGTCGTCGTCCGCAAGAACGGTGTCGAACAGCGTATTCCGATCGACCGGCTGCGGGTCGGCGACGAGTTCGTGGTCCGGCCGGGAGAGAAGATCGCCACCGACGGAGTGGTCGTCGAGGGCAGCTCGGCCGTCGACGCGTCGATGCTGACCGGCGAGTCGGTCCCGGTGGAGGTCGGCCCCGGCGAGCAGGTGGTGGGCGCCACGGTCAACGTCGACGGCCGGCTCCTGGTACGGGCGAATCGGATCGGCTCGGACACCCAATTGGCGCAGATGGCCCGCCTCGTAGAGCGGGCACAGAGCGGCAAGGCCGAAGCGCAGCGGCTGGCCGACCGGATCTCTGCGGTATTCGTGCCGGTGGTGATCGTGTTGGCGGTCGCGACACTCGGGTTCTGGCTCGGCACAGGCGGTTCCGTCGCGGCGGCGCTCACGGCGGCGGTGGCGGTGTTGATCATCGCGTGCCCGTGCGCGCTGGGCCTGGCGACGCCGACCGCGCTGATGGTCGGCACGGGCCGCGGCGCGCAGCTCGGGATCCTGATCAAGGGTCCGGAGGTGCTTGAGTCCACGCGGCGGATCGACACCGTGGTTATGGACAAGACCGGCACGATCACCACCGGAGCGATGACGCTGCTCGACGTGATCAACGCCGATGGCTCACGTGCCGACGACGTGCTGCGGCTCGCGGGCGCCGTGGAGGACGGTTCGGAACATCCCATCGCCAAGGCGATCGCCGCCGGTGCGCGCGACAAGCTGGGTGAGCTGCCTGCGGTGACAGCCTTCACCAACATGCGCGGGCTCGGCGTGCGGGGCACCGTCGAAGGGCGAGAGGTGGTGGCCGGGCGCGCGCGGCTGTTCGCATCACAAGACTTCCCGCAATCTCTCGAAGACGCCATGCGGCAGGCAGATTCACAAGGCCGGACGGCGATCGCCGTCGGCTGGGCGGGCCGCGTGCACGGGGTGCTGGTGGTGGCGGACGCCGTGAAACCGACTTCGGCCGAGGCCATTGCACTGCTTCGCGATCTCGGGTTGACACCGCTGATGCTGACCGGTGACAACGAGGCCGTGGCGCGCACGGTCGCCCGACAGGTCGGCATCGACGAGGTCATCGCCGAGGTGCTACCCGAAGACAAGGTCGTCGCCGTCGAGCGACTGCAGTCGCAGGGCAAGGTGGTCGCGATGGTGGGCGACGGCGTGAACGACGCCGCGGCTCTGGCGCAGGCCGATCTCGGGCTGGCGATGGGAAGCGGCACGGACGTCGCCATCGAGGCCAGTGACCTGACCCTGGTACGCGACGACCTACGGGCGGTACCGGACGCGATCCGGTTGTCGCGCAAGACGTTGTCGACGATCAAGGGGAATCTGTTCTGGGCGTTCGCCTACAACGTCGCGGCGCTGCCACTGGCTGCGGCGGGGCTGTTGAACCCGATGATCGCGGGTGCGGCGATGGCGTTCAGTTCGGTGTTCGTGGTGACCAACAGCCTTCGGCTGCGCCGCTTCTCACCGAACCGGTAG
- a CDS encoding heavy-metal-associated domain-containing protein: MTTTTVTVTGMTCGHCETSVREEIGEIAGVTSVEVDVASGVVTIGSDTPVERAAIKSAVEDAGYRLAD; the protein is encoded by the coding sequence ATGACCACGACGACTGTGACCGTGACCGGCATGACCTGCGGACATTGCGAGACCTCCGTGCGTGAGGAGATCGGCGAGATCGCCGGCGTCACCTCTGTCGAGGTCGACGTCGCCAGCGGTGTGGTCACCATCGGCAGCGACACCCCGGTGGAACGGGCCGCGATCAAGAGCGCCGTGGAAGACGCGGGCTACCGGCTGGCCGACTGA